The nucleotide sequence AGCAAGGCAAATATGGTAGGAGTAAGCACACCTACTACCACTACCCCTACCTGCCGGTTACCCTCATCAACCTTGACGGGCGTAAAGGCCCTTACCGAAGGACCCAGAACACCTTCAGCCCTGGAAAGATATTCATTGTTGGCCAGCGCAGGGCCCAGGTCAGTCCCGGTAAATTCTCCCCCTATACGGTCTTCCACCGGGTGGGAATAGCGAGTTGCTTCCATGTCCAGGATCACTATATATTCAACCCCGGTTGATAGGCGAGTCTTTTCTGCGATAGGTTGTATTATTTCTTCGCCACCCGGTCTGCCCACATTTTCTTGAATCGCGGTCATTTGGGCCAGTGTACGGGCAATGGCCATTGTCCGCTTACCTCTTTCGTTTTCCATTAAAACTGAAATACGGTGTACTTCAATAACGGTTCCAATGGCCACGGCTATAAAAACCAGGGCGAAGGACAGAAGGGCTATTTTAGTACCTAGTTTAAGCCGCGGCAAGGCCACGTTAGTCAGCTCCCTTGGGTAGTTGGTTAGTTGGGTAGTTGGTTAGGCGTTAGGCGTTAGAAAATGATTTGGTTATAATGTTTCGACAATTTGCGGGAATATCCCTCCTGCGAAAGGCGGAAGACGGAAGGCAAGTGGGGACGGTTCTTGACTTGCCCTTAAAATATGGGGTCGGGTCTCTAACTTATTGACTTATTTTTGCAAGATAGAAGCTGAGACATCAAAATCTTTGAAGGTATTTCTTTGGGGTCTTTTTTTTGGACAGGATTACAGGATTTGTGGGATGCTTTGGGGTCAGCGGCTTTTGGGTCTTTTAAATCTTTTTTGAATTATTATAAGACCGATTTATCAGTTTCATTTTGCTTTCGATTTAGGTTTTTTATTTTTTAACAATCCTGTTGATCCTGTTAATCCTGTCTAAAAATTGTTGTCCCCAAAGCCCCACATGCAATGCCTTTAATCCTTGGCTCTAAGACATGCAAAATCTTGTCAAAATTCTAATGCCCGGGTATGCTTACCCCGAATTCCAGGCCCGGGGATATTCTGGTACCGAACATTATACTGCGCCTCAGGCCGGGTCCCGGGGTCAACCTGTCCTCTATATCCAGAGCCAGCTTAACACCTTCATAAATAGCCTCAGTGGCGCGGCGAGGTTCTCGCGCATCCCCGATTACAAAAACCGGGAAGCCCATATCTCTTAACCTTTCAGACATCTCCTCCACCGGAGTGGAACCCACGGCCAGTACTACGGTATCCACATCTATTTCTCTGCGCCCCCCAGCGTTAGAAACCACTACACCTCTCTCGGAAATTTCGTCTACCGGAGTATTGGTAAGTATGTCCACCCCGTATCTGCCCAGGCGCTGCATAAGGAAGGCTTTTCTGGCCGGACCCTCGTCTTTGCCCACCGTATCATCCATTTCCAGGACCATGACCCTTCGCCCACGCTCGGCAAGAAAGTCAGCAGTTTCCAGGCCAGTGGCCCCGCCCCCGATAACAGCGATTTGATGGCCCACGGATACTTTTTGCTCCAGCACCTCTTCCGCAGTTACCACCCCGGGTCGCTGTACACCGGGAATGCGGGGAATAAGGGGCATAGAGCCGGTGGCCACGACCACCGCATCAGGATTCTCCCCGGCCACCATTTCCGGGGTAACCCTGGTACTCAACCTTACATGGACTCCAACCTTGGGCAGCATATATGACATATACTCACAGTAACCTTTTATTTCATCTTTTTTGGGCGGGTAGGATCCCACCAGGAAGGCTCCGCCCAGCTGGGCATCGCTTTCGTAAAGACTTACGCGATGTCCCCTGCGGGCTGCGGTATAGGCCATTTCCATTCCACCGGGTCCTCCACCGATAACCATTATTTTCCGGGGTGATACCACGGGCTTTAATTCGAATTGGCGCTCCCGGCCGCAGGCAGGGTTCAAAATACAGGTGGCATGTTTCCCCTCCACCAGTAACCTGTCCACACACCCCTGGTTGCAAGCTATACATTTCTTTATTTCTTTTTCCCGGCCTTCCCGGGCTTTGCCGGCAAATTCCGGATCAGTGAGAAGCCCCCTGCCAATAGCTACAAAATCGGCCCTGCCCTTGGTCAAAACTTCCTCCGCCAGGTCGGGGTTATTTATCCTGTCCACCGCTATAACCGGAACATCCACTACCTCTTTAACGGCACCCGCTGCCCAGACATTAAAGCCGCGGTCCTTATCCATGGGGGGGACCACCCAGTGCAGGGTCTCGTAATTGCCCACTGAAACGTGCAGGCAGTCAACACCCCTGGATACCAGCATAGGCGCTATCTGTTTGCTCATTTCAATGGTCAGCCCGCCTTCCACGTACTCCTCTCCGCTCATACGGAAAACAATGGGATAATCCTTGCCGCACTTTTGCTTAATATTATCAATTATTTCCAGGGCAAAGCGGGCCCGGTTGTTAAAAGTACCACCATATTCATCACTGCGCTTGTTGGAATAAGGTGACATAAATTGCGCTACCAGGTAACCGTGGGCCCCGTGTATTTCCACGCAGTCAAACCCAGCGGTTTTTGCTCGTACTGCCGCATCACCGAAGGCCTCAACCAGTTCTTTTATTTCCGGCACGGTAAGCTCCCTGGGTGGTTCCTGGCAAACGGGACAGGGAATAGAGGAAGGGGCGACAATTTCCATGCCGGTCAGGGCACTGTTAATCTGCCGGCCGGCATGCCAAAGCTGTATGCAGGCCCTGGCCCCGTTCATCCTAATAGCATCGGCCAGTTCTATCATTCCCGGAATAAACCGGTCATCGTAGAGGGAAAAAGACATCCCCTTGGTTGTGGGGTGCACCGCAGCAATTTCCACCGTAACCATGCCGGTGCCGCCCCGGGCCCGGGTGGCATAATAATCTATAGCCTGTTCAATAACCTCCCCTTCCGGCCCGTGCATACCGGTACCCATGGCGGGCATGATGATACGATTTTTCACTTCCATACTCCCTATTCTGCCGGGAGTAAACAGGTACTGAAAACGGGTATCCATATGGCATTGCCTCCT is from Bacillota bacterium and encodes:
- a CDS encoding NADH:flavin oxidoreductase, whose product is MEMIIARRQCHMDTRFQYLFTPGRIGSMEVKNRIIMPAMGTGMHGPEGEVIEQAIDYYATRARGGTGMVTVEIAAVHPTTKGMSFSLYDDRFIPGMIELADAIRMNGARACIQLWHAGRQINSALTGMEIVAPSSIPCPVCQEPPRELTVPEIKELVEAFGDAAVRAKTAGFDCVEIHGAHGYLVAQFMSPYSNKRSDEYGGTFNNRARFALEIIDNIKQKCGKDYPIVFRMSGEEYVEGGLTIEMSKQIAPMLVSRGVDCLHVSVGNYETLHWVVPPMDKDRGFNVWAAGAVKEVVDVPVIAVDRINNPDLAEEVLTKGRADFVAIGRGLLTDPEFAGKAREGREKEIKKCIACNQGCVDRLLVEGKHATCILNPACGRERQFELKPVVSPRKIMVIGGGPGGMEMAYTAARRGHRVSLYESDAQLGGAFLVGSYPPKKDEIKGYCEYMSYMLPKVGVHVRLSTRVTPEMVAGENPDAVVVATGSMPLIPRIPGVQRPGVVTAEEVLEQKVSVGHQIAVIGGGATGLETADFLAERGRRVMVLEMDDTVGKDEGPARKAFLMQRLGRYGVDILTNTPVDEISERGVVVSNAGGRREIDVDTVVLAVGSTPVEEMSERLRDMGFPVFVIGDAREPRRATEAIYEGVKLALDIEDRLTPGPGLRRSIMFGTRISPGLEFGVSIPGH